The Longimicrobiales bacterium genome has a segment encoding these proteins:
- a CDS encoding DedA family protein has translation MLADFFVWVDRVPNGLVYLVLGLGAAVENVLPAVPADTFVAFGGFLSAVGDLDRRWLFLSTWVLNVASAVAMYRVGYLHGPAFFQNGWGRHVLRPHQMDRMRTFYDRFGTLAIFLTRFLPGLRSIVPVFAGVTHQPLIFVVIPIALASAIWYGALIWLGALAGQNLDRLRMLLANVNGVLLAAAVVAVAVVGVSWWRTRHAVDE, from the coding sequence ATGTTGGCTGACTTCTTTGTTTGGGTAGATCGTGTCCCGAACGGCCTCGTCTATCTCGTGCTGGGCTTGGGGGCGGCTGTCGAGAACGTGCTTCCCGCTGTCCCGGCTGACACCTTTGTTGCCTTTGGTGGATTTCTTTCGGCTGTAGGAGACCTGGATCGCCGATGGCTATTCTTGTCGACATGGGTCCTGAACGTCGCTTCGGCGGTTGCGATGTACCGTGTCGGGTATCTGCACGGGCCGGCCTTCTTTCAGAACGGATGGGGCCGCCACGTGCTTCGGCCGCACCAGATGGATCGAATGCGGACGTTCTATGACCGATTCGGCACGCTGGCGATCTTCCTGACTCGATTTCTGCCGGGCCTCCGATCCATCGTTCCGGTGTTCGCCGGCGTCACACATCAGCCGCTTATTTTTGTCGTGATCCCCATCGCCCTGGCGTCGGCGATTTGGTACGGGGCTCTCATTTGGCTCGGGGCGCTAGCCGGCCAGAACCTAGACCGCCTGCGGATGCTCCTGGCGAATGTGAACGGAGTACTTCTAGCCGCCGCGGTCGTCGCCGTTGCCGTGGTCGGGGTGTCGTGGTGGCGCACCAGACACGCCGTCGATGAGTGA
- the xerD gene encoding site-specific tyrosine recombinase XerD, with the protein MSESSGAREALPRAFRFEQFQDYLSFERGLSARTVSAYDRDLTRWAEFMVSRAIRTPEAVTPADLREWVFDRREAGLAPTSIRRAQSAIRTYFRFLIAEGDLQVDPTERLESPKVGRKLPDFLTREEVEQLLDAPDPTKALFWRDRAILEVLYASGVRVTELVELPLSSLDRDDAFVTVFGKGSKERLVPLGGPAQRALERYLREVRPSLEQGNGAGRVFLNVRGRPLSRESVWKLVRDSAVRAGITKKVSPHTLRHTFATHLVEGGADLVAVQELLGHVDISTTQIYTHVDREYLRDVHRRFHPRS; encoded by the coding sequence ATGAGTGAGTCATCTGGGGCGCGCGAGGCTCTTCCTAGAGCCTTCCGCTTCGAGCAGTTCCAGGACTACCTGTCATTTGAGCGTGGCCTGTCGGCTCGCACCGTGTCGGCGTATGACCGGGACCTCACTCGTTGGGCTGAATTCATGGTGAGTCGTGCGATCCGGACCCCCGAAGCCGTCACTCCTGCGGATCTCAGAGAGTGGGTGTTCGATCGGCGCGAGGCGGGCCTCGCGCCGACCTCGATACGGAGGGCCCAGAGTGCGATCCGCACGTACTTCAGATTCCTCATCGCGGAAGGGGATCTCCAGGTGGATCCCACGGAGAGACTGGAGAGCCCCAAGGTAGGGAGGAAACTTCCCGACTTCCTGACGCGTGAGGAGGTGGAGCAGCTCTTAGACGCTCCTGACCCGACTAAGGCACTGTTTTGGCGTGACCGTGCCATTCTCGAGGTGCTGTATGCATCCGGCGTCCGCGTCACGGAGTTGGTCGAACTCCCGCTGTCCAGCCTCGACCGAGACGACGCCTTCGTGACCGTCTTCGGCAAGGGCTCCAAGGAGCGGCTCGTACCCCTCGGGGGGCCGGCTCAGCGAGCCCTCGAACGCTATCTCCGTGAGGTGCGCCCTTCGTTGGAGCAGGGGAACGGCGCAGGAAGAGTCTTCCTGAACGTGCGTGGACGTCCTCTTAGTCGCGAGTCCGTGTGGAAGCTGGTACGGGATAGCGCGGTCCGGGCAGGTATTACGAAGAAGGTCTCGCCGCACACCCTTCGCCACACATTCGCGACCCACTTGGTGGAAGGCGGTGCCGACCTAGTCGCGGTGCAAGAACTGTTGGGACACGTCGATATCTCGACGACCCAGATCTACACACATGTCGACCGTGAGTACCTGCGCGACGTACACCGGCGATTTCATCCCCGGAGTTAG
- a CDS encoding NAD+ synthase, with protein sequence MSSIEARPPLRVALVQFKPTKGDVPGNIRAVRDLVASQVDHADLVVFPEAALSGYFLEGGVAEAALSVETLVEMLGVPPADAPDLAVGFYERWRRRLYNSAAYLEPSPEGWVVRHVHRKMFPPTYGIFDESRFVEPGTDVRAFDTRFGRMGVLICEEMWHSMPHTILAMDGAEVLIVVSASPARDFRPGAGGRPANLERWEQLAPGAATEHGIFVVVAQLVGSEGGKLFPGGSIAVGPDGRILERGPLLEEGVTIASLEASAIDRARVSAPLLADLEQMLPHLQRSLEATRSGSKSDDTIEDADPEPSEAMSAPVLAGRGAVMTDDPSLSDRAALELDLELVERTLIEFVRDEVQRRRSFEKVVVGVSGGVDSAVSLALACRALGPENVYGFRLPYRESSSESLEHAKLALDATGAHSQTIEITDPIDRYVDEYEPGISPLRKGNLMARTRAVILFDQSAKLRALPLGTGNKSERLLGYFTWHADDSPPINPIGDLFKTQVWALARHLGVPDVIIEKPATADLVKGVTDEDELGVSYHDADPILHALVRGYSVKDLERLGFPPEAIEVVWRRLQSTHWKRELPTVAVLSSSAIGEFYLRPVDY encoded by the coding sequence ATGAGTTCAATCGAGGCCCGGCCACCCCTTCGCGTGGCGCTCGTTCAATTCAAGCCGACAAAGGGTGACGTCCCCGGCAACATCCGTGCGGTGCGTGACCTCGTGGCGTCGCAGGTAGATCACGCGGACCTGGTGGTGTTTCCAGAAGCCGCTCTCAGCGGGTACTTCCTGGAGGGCGGCGTAGCTGAGGCGGCCCTCTCTGTAGAGACGCTGGTCGAGATGCTCGGCGTGCCGCCTGCGGATGCGCCGGATCTGGCAGTCGGCTTCTACGAGCGGTGGCGCCGGCGCTTATACAACAGTGCGGCCTATCTCGAACCTTCTCCGGAAGGCTGGGTTGTTCGGCACGTCCACCGAAAGATGTTCCCTCCGACATATGGGATTTTTGACGAGTCCCGTTTCGTGGAGCCAGGTACCGACGTGCGCGCCTTCGACACACGCTTCGGCCGTATGGGGGTGCTGATCTGTGAGGAGATGTGGCACTCGATGCCCCATACGATCCTCGCGATGGACGGGGCGGAGGTTCTCATTGTGGTGAGTGCTTCGCCCGCTCGTGACTTTCGCCCGGGGGCGGGAGGAAGGCCGGCGAATCTGGAGCGTTGGGAACAGCTAGCACCGGGTGCGGCGACCGAACACGGGATCTTCGTTGTCGTTGCCCAGTTAGTCGGGTCAGAGGGGGGGAAGCTGTTTCCTGGTGGATCGATCGCAGTGGGGCCTGACGGGCGCATTCTGGAGCGAGGTCCGTTGTTGGAGGAAGGGGTGACCATCGCCTCTTTGGAGGCGTCTGCGATTGATCGGGCCCGCGTCTCCGCGCCATTGCTCGCAGACCTCGAACAGATGCTCCCACATCTTCAGAGATCCCTTGAAGCGACCAGGTCCGGCTCGAAGTCGGATGACACGATTGAGGACGCCGATCCGGAGCCCAGCGAAGCCATGTCCGCTCCTGTGCTCGCGGGCCGCGGCGCCGTGATGACCGACGACCCGTCGTTATCCGATCGTGCGGCGCTCGAGCTCGATCTCGAACTCGTCGAACGAACTCTGATCGAGTTTGTTAGGGACGAAGTGCAGAGGCGTAGGTCCTTCGAGAAGGTTGTGGTCGGAGTCAGCGGAGGTGTCGACTCCGCCGTCTCACTCGCGTTGGCCTGTAGGGCGCTCGGACCCGAAAACGTATATGGCTTCCGGCTCCCTTATCGCGAGTCGAGTTCAGAGAGCCTCGAACACGCGAAGTTGGCTCTCGATGCGACTGGGGCACATTCGCAGACGATCGAGATCACTGACCCCATCGACCGGTACGTCGACGAATACGAGCCGGGCATCTCGCCTCTGAGGAAGGGCAACCTCATGGCGAGGACTCGAGCCGTGATCCTCTTCGATCAGTCAGCGAAACTGCGGGCCCTTCCGTTGGGGACCGGAAATAAGAGTGAGCGCCTCTTGGGCTACTTCACATGGCACGCGGATGACTCACCCCCGATCAATCCCATCGGGGACCTCTTCAAGACTCAGGTCTGGGCGCTCGCGAGGCATTTGGGTGTACCCGACGTCATTATCGAAAAGCCTGCCACCGCAGACCTCGTGAAGGGTGTCACCGATGAAGACGAGCTCGGCGTGTCGTACCACGATGCGGACCCGATCCTGCATGCGCTGGTGCGGGGGTACTCCGTGAAGGACCTCGAGAGGCTTGGCTTCCCGCCAGAGGCGATCGAGGTCGTCTGGCGGCGGTTGCAGAGCACCCACTGGAAACGAGAGTTGCCCACGGTCGCAGTTCTGTCGTCTTCGGCTATTGGGGAGTTTTACTTGCGGCCGGTGGACTACTAG
- the fabF gene encoding beta-ketoacyl-ACP synthase II: MGNGTGEVPRRVVVTGMGLVSPVGKDLESSWQNMLDGKSGGGPVTQCEVTDEWACRVACEVKGFDPLDHMDRRDAKRQDRVSQFGIAASGEALKSAGLDGLPDGMDPKRFGVIFGTGIGGIKTFEEQHKKMLAGGPKRVSPFFIPMFIPDITAGFISIRWNLQGPNYATVSACASSAHAIGDAMRHIRHGDADMMIAGGSEATITPMTFAGFSSLKAMSTRNDDPEGASRPFSADRDGFVMGEGSGAVVLESLEHAQARGAEILAEIVGYGLSADAHHITAPPPDGYGAQNAMRMAMEYAGARPEDVDYVNAHGTSTMADAVETSAIKSVFGDHAYNLVVGSTKSMTGHLLGAAGALEGIVSMQACRTGKIPPTINFSGLDPECDLEYAHGGMMERDVKLALSNSFGFGGHNACLAIQRWDG, translated from the coding sequence ATGGGGAACGGAACAGGTGAGGTGCCGCGGCGGGTCGTTGTGACGGGTATGGGATTGGTTTCTCCCGTCGGGAAGGACCTGGAGTCCAGCTGGCAGAACATGTTGGACGGCAAGAGCGGTGGCGGGCCTGTTACCCAATGTGAGGTGACAGATGAGTGGGCCTGTCGTGTTGCCTGCGAGGTAAAGGGCTTCGACCCCCTCGACCACATGGACCGCCGGGATGCCAAACGGCAGGACAGGGTCTCACAGTTTGGGATCGCAGCGTCTGGTGAAGCCTTGAAGTCCGCGGGCCTCGACGGGTTACCTGATGGCATGGATCCAAAACGTTTCGGTGTGATTTTCGGCACTGGAATCGGCGGAATCAAAACGTTCGAGGAACAGCACAAGAAGATGCTGGCGGGGGGGCCGAAACGGGTCAGCCCTTTCTTCATCCCGATGTTTATCCCCGACATCACCGCGGGCTTCATCAGCATACGGTGGAATCTGCAGGGTCCGAACTACGCCACCGTTTCCGCGTGTGCTTCTTCTGCACATGCGATCGGTGATGCGATGCGTCACATCAGGCACGGTGACGCGGACATGATGATCGCTGGAGGCTCCGAGGCGACCATCACGCCCATGACGTTCGCTGGGTTTTCGTCGCTCAAGGCGATGTCCACCAGAAACGACGACCCAGAGGGTGCTAGTCGGCCGTTCTCAGCGGATCGAGACGGCTTCGTAATGGGCGAAGGATCGGGCGCCGTCGTACTGGAGTCGCTCGAGCATGCCCAAGCGCGAGGTGCCGAGATCTTGGCAGAGATTGTCGGATATGGCCTATCGGCGGACGCCCATCACATCACCGCGCCGCCGCCGGATGGTTACGGTGCGCAGAACGCGATGCGCATGGCCATGGAGTATGCTGGTGCAAGGCCCGAGGACGTCGATTATGTGAACGCCCACGGGACGTCCACGATGGCCGACGCGGTCGAGACGTCAGCGATCAAATCGGTATTCGGAGATCACGCCTACAACCTTGTTGTAGGCTCGACGAAGTCGATGACCGGGCATTTGCTCGGAGCTGCCGGAGCCTTGGAAGGCATTGTGTCCATGCAGGCGTGCCGGACCGGCAAGATCCCGCCAACGATCAATTTTTCGGGACTGGATCCGGAGTGTGATCTCGAGTATGCGCACGGTGGCATGATGGAACGGGACGTGAAGCTCGCGCTCAGCAATTCGTTCGGCTTTGGTGGACACAACGCTTGCTTGGCGATCCAGCGGTGGGACGGCTGA
- the ispF gene encoding 2-C-methyl-D-erythritol 2,4-cyclodiphosphate synthase, which produces MRIGTGYDSHRFLEGRELVLGGVHIPDHAGLSGHSDGDAVCHAIIDAILGAAAAGNVGSHFPPSDDEWKDADSMDLLARAMRVLDARDYRVGNIDVTVICETPKIGPHIDAMRMSLAKVLHVPSTAISIKGKTNEKMGWIGAGEGLAVHAVALIKPQSGAAGGEAGSGGGAWPL; this is translated from the coding sequence ATGAGAATCGGCACGGGCTATGACTCCCACCGTTTCCTCGAGGGCCGTGAGTTGGTTCTGGGAGGAGTGCATATCCCCGACCATGCTGGGCTGTCAGGGCATTCGGACGGTGACGCGGTGTGCCACGCGATAATCGACGCCATTCTAGGGGCGGCAGCCGCAGGGAACGTGGGCAGTCACTTCCCACCAAGCGACGACGAATGGAAGGACGCCGATTCCATGGACCTGCTCGCCCGGGCCATGCGAGTACTTGATGCGCGCGACTATCGGGTGGGGAATATCGACGTCACGGTAATCTGCGAGACCCCGAAGATCGGACCGCATATAGATGCGATGCGGATGAGCCTTGCCAAGGTTTTGCATGTGCCCTCGACGGCGATTTCGATCAAGGGTAAAACGAACGAGAAAATGGGGTGGATCGGCGCGGGTGAAGGCCTTGCCGTACATGCAGTCGCGCTGATCAAGCCACAGTCGGGAGCGGCCGGTGGAGAAGCCGGCAGTGGTGGAGGGGCTTGGCCCCTATAG
- a CDS encoding S41 family peptidase: MTHRIASLSLLFALAAPGLHAQTQAAEAPRVPVVDALADAVEAISTMHMDGFSDSTLWEAAIDGMIAALNDPYAELFTPVEAEIWEEETTGNYSGIGLQITPLNDEVTVTAVFRSTPAMQVGILVGDVLVGVNEHDASGWTTGMAADSIRGPVGSNVLVKVKRAGYPDPIALDITRAEVHVPAVHYGVLESGIGYVVLDRVARNAAREMNAALEELGSTSGLIIDLRRNPGGFLDESLMLADLFLKPGSTLASTVQRIPGSAPGEMSTDSFDDRWPQLVPDLPMVILVDRFTASGAEILAGALQDYDRAIVLGERSFGKGVVQTVMPLPGNRRLRFTTGSWHTPLGRSLQRSRDALGRPMEEDLDTFPRVTTAAGRTLVNGGGIFPDLEIEDDTLKIIERELITEVNEKQIPLGLRLAELGFDAAAARRDTNQEPGLDAAEFDELVTLLRDASLSEELLGDETILEYLNWRGRINVAQRMEDIGAEADFRMERDPVLTEAVRLILTTMSQAGLIEAVDGESARRRGQEGPTGR; encoded by the coding sequence ATGACACATCGCATCGCATCATTGAGCCTTCTTTTCGCCCTCGCCGCTCCAGGCCTGCACGCGCAGACCCAAGCGGCCGAGGCACCACGAGTACCCGTGGTCGATGCCCTTGCCGATGCGGTTGAGGCCATCTCAACCATGCACATGGATGGCTTCAGCGACTCGACACTCTGGGAAGCGGCGATCGACGGGATGATCGCGGCGCTCAATGATCCGTATGCAGAACTCTTCACGCCTGTCGAAGCTGAAATTTGGGAAGAAGAAACCACCGGAAACTACTCGGGCATTGGGCTTCAGATTACGCCCCTCAACGATGAGGTCACAGTCACCGCTGTGTTCCGGAGTACACCCGCGATGCAGGTCGGCATTCTAGTCGGTGATGTCCTGGTCGGTGTGAACGAGCACGACGCATCGGGATGGACCACCGGCATGGCGGCCGATTCCATTCGAGGTCCGGTCGGGTCGAACGTCCTCGTTAAGGTCAAGCGAGCGGGCTATCCCGACCCGATCGCCCTAGACATCACCCGAGCCGAAGTCCACGTGCCAGCGGTGCACTACGGAGTCCTAGAGTCGGGAATCGGCTACGTCGTGCTCGATCGAGTGGCCCGGAACGCTGCCCGCGAAATGAACGCAGCGCTGGAGGAGCTGGGAAGTACGAGCGGACTCATCATCGACCTCCGTAGGAATCCGGGCGGCTTCCTCGATGAGTCTCTAATGTTGGCAGACCTGTTCCTAAAACCTGGCTCCACGCTGGCGAGTACGGTGCAGCGCATTCCTGGGTCCGCCCCGGGTGAGATGTCGACCGATTCCTTCGACGATCGCTGGCCGCAGCTCGTGCCTGACCTTCCCATGGTGATCCTTGTCGACAGGTTCACCGCCTCTGGGGCAGAGATTTTGGCCGGCGCTCTACAGGACTACGATCGAGCCATCGTGCTTGGCGAACGCTCCTTCGGGAAGGGCGTAGTTCAGACCGTGATGCCTCTTCCCGGGAACCGCCGCCTCCGCTTCACGACTGGATCGTGGCATACCCCACTCGGTCGGTCACTCCAACGCTCGCGGGATGCGCTGGGCCGCCCGATGGAGGAAGACTTAGACACCTTCCCTCGCGTCACAACAGCAGCGGGTCGGACCCTTGTGAACGGTGGAGGAATCTTCCCGGATCTCGAGATCGAGGACGATACCCTCAAAATCATCGAGCGTGAGCTGATTACCGAAGTCAACGAAAAGCAGATTCCGCTTGGTCTCCGCCTAGCTGAGCTCGGCTTCGACGCAGCGGCCGCACGGCGTGACACCAACCAAGAACCAGGCTTGGACGCCGCCGAGTTCGACGAACTGGTGACGCTACTTCGGGATGCTAGCCTTTCTGAAGAGCTCCTCGGCGACGAGACCATTCTGGAATATCTGAACTGGCGCGGCCGCATCAATGTGGCCCAACGCATGGAGGACATCGGTGCCGAGGCAGACTTCCGTATGGAACGGGACCCCGTGCTCACCGAGGCCGTACGTCTGATCCTGACAACCATGTCCCAGGCGGGGCTGATCGAGGCCGTGGACGGTGAGTCAGCCCGCCGCCGTGGTCAGGAAGGTCCGACCGGCCGGTAG